The nucleotide window CTCGCCGAACAGAAACGGCCCGCCGTACTGCTTCAGACAATCGCCCCAGATTGTCACGATGCGATCGATATCCGACTGTGCCCGCGCCCACACCTTGAAGCCCGGAAAGTGAGCTTTGAGGTTCATCGGCAGAGCCGAGCGCAGCGAGCCGAAACCCGAGTGCATCTCGCCGCAGATCGAGCGGCAATGCGCGCGGGCGCGAATATCTTCGGGCAGCAGCTTCGCGTCCGGTTTCAGTTCGTTCAGGTATTCCGCGATCGCGAGCGTGTCCCAGATTTTGATGCCGTCATGAACGAGGCACGGCACCAGGATCGACGGCGACAGCAACAGGAGTTCGGCGCGTGCCGCGGGATCGTCGATCGGCATCACGATCTCTTCGAAAGGCAAACCGCTGAACTTGGTCAGCAGCCAGCCGCGCAACGACCACGACGAATAATTCTTGCTGCTGATGGTGAGCGAGGTATTCGCCATACGATTCTCCTTCAGATGAGGCGCTCGGTCGGCGCCTGACGCGATGCGTGCACGTTGCCGTGCGCGCGCGCACCAAAGCGCGGCAAATTCGGCCCGTTCTCCCGACTCGCGCAAATGCTATGCCAACGTGATGGCACGGCTGCACCAGTGCGTATGCATGCATGGCACATGACTTGCCTTTATTTGGGTTCCTTCCTCTTCAGCATTCGTGCGAAGGTTATGAACCTGTTCGCATATCCCACATACCAGGCTTTCGCCGACATGATGCTGCCGATGCGGCACGGCGCGGCGCTGGTGAATCATTCGCTCGACGCGTGGCCTGCGTTCGCCGAGACATCGCATGGACGCTCGATCCGCGCGGGTTGCGAGTTGTTGACGCTGGCCGGACTCACGCCCGTGCGGCCGCCGTTCGAGATCGACAGCGTAATATCGGAAGGCAAATCCGTGGCGGTCGTCGAGGAGATCGCGGCGCACACGCCGTTCTGTTCGCTATTGCATTTCCGTAAGGAGACCCAGCCGTCGGCGCCGCAACCGCGCGTGCTGGTGATCGCACCGATGTCCGGCCACTTCGCGACGCTGCTGCGCGGCACCGTGCGCACCATGCTGGCCGAACACGACGTCTACGTTACCGACTGGCACAACCCGCGCGACGTGCCGTTGAGCCAGGGCCGCTTCGGCTTCGACGAATTCGTGCAGCACGTGATCGACTTCACCGAAACGATCGGGCCTGGCGCGCATCTGCTGGCCGTGTGCCAGCCAACCGTCGCCGCGCTAGCCGCAGTCGCGCTCATGGCCGCCGACGATCATCCCGCGCAACCGGCGAGCATGACGCTGATGGCCGGCCCGCTCGATACCCGCATCAACCCGACGCGCGTCAACGAACTTGCCAAAAGCAAACCGCTGGAGTGGTTCGAGCAGAAGCTGATCAGCGCGGTGCCGTTCGGTTTTGCGGGCGCGCATCGGCGCGTGTATCCGGGCTTCATGCAGTTGACCGCGTTCATGGCGATGAACCTCAACCGACATCTCGACTCGTTCGAGACGATGCATTACGAGCGCGCCAAAGGCGATCCGGCGAAGGCCGACACGATCCGCACGTTCTATGAAGAATACTTCGCGACGATGGACCTGACGGCTGACTTTTATCTGGAGACCGTCGATACGGTTTTTCAGCGTCATGCGCTGCCGTTGCATGCGCTCGAAGTGCGAGGGCGTCTCGTCGAGCCGTCGAAGATTCGCCGCACCGCGTTGCTCACTGTAGAAGGCGAGAAGGACGATATCTGCGCCGTCGGCCAGACGCTCGCTGCGCAAGACATGTGCGACAAGTTGCGGCCGTATCTGAAGACGCATCACGTGCAGACTGGCGTCGGGCATTACGGCGTGTTCAATGGACATCGCTGGGAGCGGCATATTTATCCGCGCGTGCGCGCCGTGATCTACGACAACGAACCGCGCGCCGTGCTGGTGAGTTCGGGGGCGCGCACGATTCAGCCGGTGCCAGCAGCGACGGCTGCAGAGGTCACTCCAGCAGCGCCGGCGGCAACGGCGGTGGTCGATGTGGAAGTGGGCGCGGCGGCAACGGCCGGGGCGAATGGATCGAGCGCCACGTCGAGTGCGGGTTCAACGGCTGCCATCAAGCCGCAGGCGTCACGCGCTCCGCGCAGACGGCCGCCGGCGGCGCAATGACTTGTTGTTCAGAAGCGAGCGGCGGCTGCCTGCTTGATTGCGTAGTACTCGCGCTACTCAAGCATGCAACCGCTGTCGGCTTTCGCTAAGCCGCAATACTCTTCCACGGCGTCACTGCTGGCACCTCGCACGGTCCGTCGACTTCAATCGATTTAAAATCGGCCGGCGAGACGATTTCGATGTACTCCATATCTTCCGAGTAGTCGAACAGATAGTGGACGATGCCCGGCGCCTGATGCACGCAATCGCCGGCGGCGACGAGCGTCTCCTTGTCGCCATACATAAAACGCGCCCAACCCTTCAGCATGATCACAATGTGGAAATCGGCCTCATGACGGTGCCAGCCGGTGCCTTGCTCTGGTGCGTGATTCGCCTTGACGAGTTGCGCGAGCACCTTGCCGCCGGTCGCCTGCGCGATGCCTAAATCACGGTAGAGAAAAAAGTCGCGTAAGCCCTGATCCTCATAGGACGTGTCTTGCGGACGGACATGACTGAATTGCGTGGCGAATTCGGTGGACATGATCGCGCTCCTCGCGAGTGAGCCGGCAGTTGAAAACGACGCGTTGGAGCGTCGGTTGCAAGCATCAAGCGCGCCAGTGTGCGGGCACTGCTTTTTGCTTTTTGCGCGATGCGGAGGCGATGCCGTGGATGTCGCGCCATGTGGCGAGGCGCGACGTGGTTTTGAGCGCTGTGGTGTCTACGCGGTCGGGCGGAACATCTCGAACATGTCGCCGATTTCCGCGTAGTCGGCGCGGTAGCCGGCGCGCATGATCGGCTGCGCGGCGTGGGTGTCGAACAGGCCGTCTTTCAGATACGCCTCGTTGATATGCACGCCGACCACTTGCCCGAGCGACAGATAGTTGTCCATCGGCGTGCCGTCGAGCGTATGCAGCCGCACCACTTGCAGCAGCTTGCATTCGAGCGCAGCCGGCGATTCGGCGACGTGCGGCACGGCCACGTTGCGACCCGGCGCGGGCGTGAGGCCGGCGAGTTCGAATTCGTCGACGTGCGGCGGGACTGGCGCCGACGAGCGGTTCATCTGCTCGGCGAGCGGTTTGGTGGCCAGATTCCAGACGAATTCGCCGGTGGCTTCGATGTTGGCGACGCTGTCTTTGCGGCCTTCGCTGCAGAAACCGATGATCGCCGGAAAGGTGGCGAACGCGCCGAAGAAACTATAGGGCGCGAGGTTCAATGTGCCTGCGGTGTCGCGCGAGGAAATCCAGCCGATCAGACGCGGCGCGACGATGGCTTTGAACGGATCGTGCGGGAGGCCATGGCCGGTGGCGGGGTCGTAGAAGTAGTGGGGCATGGAGATTTGGGGCCTTGCTGATGGGGCGAGACGGCATTTATACCGCAGAGCGGCGCGGGCTGCTGGGCGTGCGTTGGCTGCGAGGCTTCTCATGACGCTGCACTTTTAAGCCTCGCCCTTTCGCGTAAATCAACCCCGGCTAATCACACGCTTGCGCCCTTCCTTCACCTGCGCCAGATGCGCATCGTCCCAGTCATGGAAACCCGCGCCGCTGCGCACGCCGACACGCCCTGCTTCGACCTGCTCACGCAATAGGTCGAGCACGTCTTCGTCCTTGGCCAGTTCCGGCATCAGATGAGAAGCGATATCGAGGAAGGTGTCGAGGCCGCCCATGTCCGCGCCTTCGAGCGGTCCGACGATCCCCCAGCGGCGACCCAGCGACGCCTTCATCACGCGATCGACCACGTCCGGCGTCGCCGCGCCCGAGCGCACGATATTCAACGCCTCGCGCAGCACCGCGAACTGCAACCGGTTGCCGACGAAACCCGGAATCGCCTTCGCCAGCACTACGGGCTCCATGCCGATCGCGCTCATCAACGCTGCGGTCTGCTGCGTCACTTCGGGCGCGGTCGCCGTGCCCGGCACGACTTCGACGAGCGGAATCATGTGCGGCGGATTCCAGAAATGCGCGATCACAAAGCGGTCTTTCGCGTGCAACGGAGCGGCGAGTTGATCCGGAGGAAAACCGCTGGTGTTGCTCGCGAGAATCGCGTCGTCGGCCAGCAACTGGGTCAGCGCCGCATACAGGCGATGCTTCAATTCGAGGACCTCGGGAATCGCTTCGATCACGAATTGCGCCGATGCCATCATGTCGAGTTCCGCGTGCGTTTCGATGCGCGCCAGCGCCGCCCGTTTGGCCGCCTCGTCGATACGCCCGGCGTCGATCAGTTCGTCGAGCACCGCTTCCGCTTTCGGCGCGACGCTCGCGAGACGCGCCGGATCGACGTCGTGAACGATCGTCCTGTGTCCGTGCAATGCGCTTTGCGTCGCAATGCCGACGCCCATCAATCCCGTGCCCACTACGCCTATCGCTGCCTTGTCCAAACCGCTCTCCTGCTGCCATCGATAAAAGCGTTCAAGCATAGCGCAGCGCGCCGATTCGTAAGCCCGAACGTGACAAAGCCGGTCTTCCGCGAGGAAGGACCGGCTCTGTGGACTTCACGCCGACGCCGCGTCGTGCGGCGCCATCACGCGCGAATTAGTAGCGCTGGGGCGGACGATGGTCGTCGCGGTGATGCGGATCGTTGTCGTGCGGATGATGGCGCATCCAATCGTCATGGGCCCAATAGCGATGGCCGTCATAGTAACGATCGCCGTGCCAGCCGATATCAATCGACACGCCCACCGGCATCATGTGCGGTTGACCGTAGACCGCCGGTCCCGGGCCGTTTTCCACGACCACGCGTTCCTGAGCAAATGCGCTGCCGGCCGCGAGCAACGCGCCGCCCGCCAGCAAGGTTGCGATGATCGAACGCGATGTCTTGTTCAAGGTTTTCATAGTGACCTCCCATCAAAGTTTTGTATCAAGCCAGCGTCCGTGCTCAAGATCGACCTGGACCTGCAATTTCAGGCTCGAACCAGACGCCGTACGCTTGAGACCAACTTTAGCGGGGCAAACCGCATGAAGACGTGAGCACTTGTAAGCGCACATTTCATAGAAAGGGACGGATGGTCAAAGCGCATTTTGCCTGTCGCGCCCTGTCTACAAAGCCATGGGCCATGACTGGACCACGTGGGCTCGGCGGCCATCTTTCAGGCCCCGTTACATTCATTTCGGCCGGGAAATATTCGGAGACAAGCCCTCAGCGGCGAACGGGCCTGAAAAACAAAAAGCCACGGTACGCGTTTCGCGGACTGTGGCTTCAATAGTGATGCGATGCGCACCCGAAGTGCGCGCCCGTACGCGGTTGCTCCGCGCTTGGGCCGGTACGACTTGCTCTTAGTCGCTCAGCTTGACGCCGAACAACGTAGCTTGTGCTCTGCGCACGCGCTCTGCTTCGCGGCTACGCGCTTCGTACGAGTAGTCCGCATCCAGCGGCAGATGGGGCGACGCAAAGAGGTCGCTGACCTTTTGGAACAATGCAAAAATGAAGCTCATGGCGACTCCCGGTTAGTTACTGCATTTGCTAGGGTTTTCCCTTAATAAGAAGTATAGGGTTTTCCCTAGGAAAAAGCTAGTGCAATGCAGCAATTTCTCGGTGTGATGCGTTGTCGCAGGTATTTTTCACATGTTGCGTTGCATCATGACAACGTCCCTGTTTTTTAATTTCAGGGTCAAAAGGGCCGGCCTATTGCAGCGTGGTCGACACCGGCTTTCTACTGCGCACGGGCTTTGGGCTCGCCGCGGCCTTGCTCGGGTTGACCGCGGCGGCGTCGACGGCGCCTGGCGCCGTGCTGTCCGCGCGCATCAGCGTCGCGCTATTCACCGACACGATCAGACCCGGCAGCGTCCGCTCCGGATTGTCTTGCGGCTTGACCGCGGCGCCCGTCGCTGAAAACTCGACGTTCAACGCCCAGTGGCCCTCGTGGATGCCCTGATCGCGCAGAAGTGCGCCCAACAGTTCCTCGATGGAATATTTGTGTTCGCTAGTCGGCATGGTGGCTCCCGTCAGAAGATGCGCTGGCGTATCCGGTCCGGCTTCGCAACAGCGTTGAGAGTGTAGAACGTGGGGTTTGCATTGCGGCGTGGCGGAAACACGCGACGCCTTACGGCGTCTATCTGGTGAAACGGGGCGGTGGGCGGTGGGCGGTGGGCGGTGGGCGGAGGTAGGAAAGTGGATCGCCGCAACCGGCTTGACGCCGGCGCGGCGCGCACTGACTGTCAGTGCGGGGTAACCGCTTTCTGCTTATGTACATGCTGCGCTCGCGCGGCGCGCCTCGCATGCGCCGGCGTGGCGGTGGCTTGCTGTGGCGCGGCGGGCGCAGCCGCAGCCGCCTCGGAAGCGGCATTGGCGGCGGCTGCGGTCGCCATCGCCATGTGCGTGTCGAGCAAACTGGCCATCGCTGCCTGCTGGTTCTGCATCATCTGCTCAATCCGGTGCTGCTGGGCGGTGGTCTCGCGCGTGAGGCGCATCAGCAGCACGGTTTGCGTGATGCCGATCGCGACCGTCACCAGCAACGCGCCCACCACGATCGACAACATCCATTTCATGCGCCGCGAATGATCGGTCGCGGCGTGGCGCTGATCGGCGATCACGCCATAGAGCGCGTCCACGGTATCGGCGAAGGCGGTTGCCCGCGCGCGATCGAGTTCCGGCGCGGCGCGCAGCGCAGCCGCGGCTGCTTCGGCACGCCGGGCTTCCCGCCAAGGCGCGGCGAACGCGGCGTTAGCCTGCGCGGACGCCGATGAATTCATCGACGCCTCTGCGCCCGGCTTCGAACCTTCAGTAGCAGCGTCCGGTTGTGCCGACGCCGGTTCATCCGTTGTGCCCGCCGCGCCGCCCGCGACCGCAGCCGGTTCTTGCGAAGCCGAAGCCGAACCGGAAACCGAAGCCGAACCGGAAGCCGAGGCCGCCTTGGCAAAAGTCGCCGCGAAGCGTTGCGGCGCCTTGACACCGCCAGCGGTCGACGCAACCGCCGTGCCGACCATCCCATCCGGCTCGGCCGCCTGGCGCAGCGCGGTCACGCTGCGCGCCACGGTCGCTGCCGCCATCGCCGGGGCAAGCGGCGCCGATGCATCACGCGCCGGGGCCGCCGATTTCTCTTCGGCAAACGCGGCAGTGTCCGCTGCCGGCTTCGCATCGCCCAAAACCAGTTCGCCAGCCGGCGAAGCCACCACCAACGGCTCGATTTCGAGCCCGCTCAACAG belongs to Paraburkholderia aromaticivorans and includes:
- a CDS encoding glutathione S-transferase family protein → MANTSLTISSKNYSSWSLRGWLLTKFSGLPFEEIVMPIDDPAARAELLLLSPSILVPCLVHDGIKIWDTLAIAEYLNELKPDAKLLPEDIRARAHCRSICGEMHSGFGSLRSALPMNLKAHFPGFKVWARAQSDIDRIVTIWGDCLKQYGGPFLFGERTAADAMYAPVVTRFVTYDVKLDPEIVEYGQRIMAMPEMLEWIADAQQEVEEIDELDVEF
- a CDS encoding polyhydroxyalkanoate depolymerase → MNLFAYPTYQAFADMMLPMRHGAALVNHSLDAWPAFAETSHGRSIRAGCELLTLAGLTPVRPPFEIDSVISEGKSVAVVEEIAAHTPFCSLLHFRKETQPSAPQPRVLVIAPMSGHFATLLRGTVRTMLAEHDVYVTDWHNPRDVPLSQGRFGFDEFVQHVIDFTETIGPGAHLLAVCQPTVAALAAVALMAADDHPAQPASMTLMAGPLDTRINPTRVNELAKSKPLEWFEQKLISAVPFGFAGAHRRVYPGFMQLTAFMAMNLNRHLDSFETMHYERAKGDPAKADTIRTFYEEYFATMDLTADFYLETVDTVFQRHALPLHALEVRGRLVEPSKIRRTALLTVEGEKDDICAVGQTLAAQDMCDKLRPYLKTHHVQTGVGHYGVFNGHRWERHIYPRVRAVIYDNEPRAVLVSSGARTIQPVPAATAAEVTPAAPAATAVVDVEVGAAATAGANGSSATSSAGSTAAIKPQASRAPRRRPPAAQ
- a CDS encoding cupin domain-containing protein, which translates into the protein MSTEFATQFSHVRPQDTSYEDQGLRDFFLYRDLGIAQATGGKVLAQLVKANHAPEQGTGWHRHEADFHIVIMLKGWARFMYGDKETLVAAGDCVHQAPGIVHYLFDYSEDMEYIEIVSPADFKSIEVDGPCEVPAVTPWKSIAA
- a CDS encoding flavin reductase family protein; its protein translation is MPHYFYDPATGHGLPHDPFKAIVAPRLIGWISSRDTAGTLNLAPYSFFGAFATFPAIIGFCSEGRKDSVANIEATGEFVWNLATKPLAEQMNRSSAPVPPHVDEFELAGLTPAPGRNVAVPHVAESPAALECKLLQVVRLHTLDGTPMDNYLSLGQVVGVHINEAYLKDGLFDTHAAQPIMRAGYRADYAEIGDMFEMFRPTA
- a CDS encoding 3-hydroxyacyl-CoA dehydrogenase family protein, with the protein product MGVGIATQSALHGHRTIVHDVDPARLASVAPKAEAVLDELIDAGRIDEAAKRAALARIETHAELDMMASAQFVIEAIPEVLELKHRLYAALTQLLADDAILASNTSGFPPDQLAAPLHAKDRFVIAHFWNPPHMIPLVEVVPGTATAPEVTQQTAALMSAIGMEPVVLAKAIPGFVGNRLQFAVLREALNIVRSGAATPDVVDRVMKASLGRRWGIVGPLEGADMGGLDTFLDIASHLMPELAKDEDVLDLLREQVEAGRVGVRSGAGFHDWDDAHLAQVKEGRKRVISRG